TGCGACGAGCTCGTCTTCCTGATCAACAACCCGGCCGACGGCATCGCCTTCTCGGTCACCCTGACCTCCGAGAAGGGCACGGTCAAGACGCTGGACGCGGTGCCGGGCGAGACCACCTCGGTGAGCTTTGACGCCTACGACGGCCTGGTCGTGACCCCGACCTTCACGGTCGAGGATGAGACCGTCGAGGGCGAGCCGGTGGCGTGGGAGCAGCCGGCGGACTGCGGCAACGGCGGGGGCGGCGGTCTGCCGGTCACCGGTGCCGCGACCGGCGGCATCATCGCCGGAGCCGCCGTGCTGCTGGCCGCGGGCGCGGCCCTGTTCGTGGTGACCCGCCGCCGTCGGCTGCGCTTCACCGCCTGACCCAAGCTGAGCCGAGCCTGATCCGAGGGCGCGTCGACCACCTGGTCGGCGCGCCCTCGTGCGTCAACTGCGAACAGTTGATCGCCCGCGATGGGCCTCTGGGCCTGACCGGCCATGTCGTCGAGCGGGGCCGGTGACGAGTCGACCGGGTGGCACCGGCGCGAATCGGCTCAGGTTCTCGGGCCACGGGCGGGAAAGAGGGCGTGCGGTACGAACCACAGGTAGAACACCATGCCGAGCAGCTCGACCAGCGATTGCATGACGATGACGATCGAGGCGATCTCCCAGCCGGCGGGCAGGGAGAGCGCGAAGGGTAGGACGACGAAGGAGTTGCGGGTCCCGAAGCTGAACGCGAGGGTCCGGCCCTGGGTGGCGGGAAGTCCGAAGATCACACTCATGATCTTGGCCAGGGCGAGGCCGGCGGCCAGGAATGCGAGCGCGGCGATGATCACGACCGGCAGCAGGCCCAGCGCGTCGCGCACGGCGCCGACGTGGGCGGCGGCGACCAGCCCGATGACCAGAGCGAGGAGCGGGACCGGGCCCCAGCCCAGCAGGTCGCGTGCCCGTTCCCGGCCGGGGTCTGCGCGGAACCAGAGTTCGGAGAGGCCGGCCGCGATCAGCGGCGCCACGACGACGACCAGTGCCGGCCAGATGTCCCGCGGTGCGAACACCGCGGAGAACTGACCGCCGGTCATCACCCACAGGTAGAGCGGCAGCAACAGCAGCTGCACCACCAGGTTGAGTGGCGTGACCGCCGTCGCGCGTGCGGTGTCGCCCTTGCCGAGCTGGCTGAAGGTGATGAACCAGTCGGTGCACGGCACCAACAGGACCAGCAGCAGCCCCGTCCGGATAGCTTGATCTTGGGGGAGGAACTGCACCAGGGCCCAGACCAGCAGCGGCAGGATGACGAAGTTGCCGATCAGCGCGGCGGTGAGAAACCGTGTGTCCTTGAACGCCGCAGCGATCGTTGTCAGCGGCACCTGGGTGAAGGTGGCGTAGAGCAGCAGCCCGATGACGGGCCACACCATCGCCTCGAAGGCGTGACCCGCGCCGGGTGCCAGGGTGCCGACGATCAGTCCGCCGAGCACGGCACCGAGATAGCACCACACCTGCCGGCGTTCGAGAGTAGCCCGGGTCACGCGTCCGCCCCTCACCTGCACGAGCGAGTCGTCGTCAGACCCGAACGCGCGAGGCTCACGACGAGGACACTACCGAGACCCTCTCCGGCGCCCCCGAGACGGGCCGATCGACGCAGGCGCAGTCCCCACCAGCGCACCCGGTGCGCTGCCTTCGGACCCGGCGCGACGCCCACCACCAGGCCGCCCCCGCCGCGACGGCCAGACCGACCGCGATCCCGGGCATCGCCCGCGCGGCAGCGGCCCAGCCGGCACCACCGATCAACCCGGCCGCGAGCAGCAGCGGCACCACGCAGCACGCCGCACACGCGAGACCGGCCAGCCCCGTCAACCCGGACGGCAACACCCGACGTGGATCAATCCTCGACACGATCAGCCTCCTTGGTCAGTTCCACGAACGGCAACGGGCAGCATGGGCTGTCCGCACAGGCAACCAGGTCGTCACATCCGGCGGCGACCGCCTCGCGCAACGTGTCCCGGATCACCGACAGGTCGGCGATCTTCTGCTCCACCTCGGCCAGCTTGTCCTGCGCACGAGCCCGCAACCCCGACTCCGGCCGCCGGCCATGCCGGTGGGCACCCACGCTCAGCAGGTCGGCGACCTCGTCCAGGGAGAAGCCGAGCCGCTGAGCGGTCTTGATCACCCGCAGGACCGTGACCGTCTCCGGCGGGTAGAGGCGATGGCCACCCAACGTCCGGTCCGGCTCGGCCACCAGGCCGCGCCGCTCGTAGTAGCGCAGCGTCTGCCGGTTCACCCCCGCGGCCTCGGCCACCTGACCCGACCGCAGCCCCGGACTCACGGCCGGTCACCCCCGGCGCGGGCGGCAAGAGCGTCGAGCACGTCGACGTGCTCCGCCGGCACCGCCACCTCCAGGGCGAGCTGCCCGCCGGTCGCGGTCAGGGTGAAGGTGAAGAACGAGCAGCAACGGGTCTCCCGCACCATCAGGTCCGCCGCCCGCCCGGCGGCCCCGGGCTCGGGCCGCAGTTCCAGCCGTACCCGCATCCGGTCGACCCGCTGCACCCCGACCACGGCCGAGGCGAACATCTCGTCGAACTCGGCCAACCGCAGCGGCTGCTCGGTGGTCGGCAAGGTGCACGCCTGCGGCACCCACGCTCCGCTCACCAGGGCCTTCGTTTCGGTCATGGTGCGACGGTAACCCCGTACCCAGGTACCGGATGCAAGCGTGACCAAGCGGCAGATTGGTCCAGATCGGACAATGGAGCGCGAAGCCGCC
This is a stretch of genomic DNA from Micromonospora sp. WMMD1082. It encodes these proteins:
- a CDS encoding MerR family transcriptional regulator, translated to MSPGLRSGQVAEAAGVNRQTLRYYERRGLVAEPDRTLGGHRLYPPETVTVLRVIKTAQRLGFSLDEVADLLSVGAHRHGRRPESGLRARAQDKLAEVEQKIADLSVIRDTLREAVAAGCDDLVACADSPCCPLPFVELTKEADRVED